A stretch of the Nerophis ophidion isolate RoL-2023_Sa linkage group LG27, RoL_Noph_v1.0, whole genome shotgun sequence genome encodes the following:
- the LOC133544126 gene encoding T-cell surface glycoprotein CD3 zeta chain-like isoform X2 — protein sequence MALCWSFCLLLLFCPPTEAVVVYDPRLCYILDGILGLYGLVITAMFIKEKFFKTKVYGSHTDEKDHRAGGNLRQRGDLERGRNRWMTDNATYTGLNRQTDGEYKELPVKRERPRKNELIYQGLSSASRDTYDTLQMKQLPVRTTAD from the exons ATGGCACTTTGCTGGAGTTTCTGTCTTCTGCTGCTTTTCTGTCCACCGACAG AGGCCGTGGTCGTCTACGACCCCAGACTGTGCTACATCCTGGATGGCATCCTGGGTCTGTACGGCCTGGTGATTACCGCCATGTTCATCAAGGAGAAG TTCTTCAAAACTAAGGTGTATGGCAGCCACACG GATGAAAAAGACCATAGGGCAGGAGGCAACTTGCGACAGAGAGGCGACCTGGAGAGAGGacga AACCGCTGGATGACGGACAATGCGACATACACG GGCTTGAACAGGCAAACAGATGGCGAATACAAAGAACTTCCTGTTAAAAGAGAA CGACCCAGAAAGAACGAGTTGATTTACCAA GGTCTCAGCTCTGCAAGCAGAGACACTTATGACACTCTGCAGATGAAGCAACTTCCTGTGCGCACAACAGCAGACTGA
- the LOC133544126 gene encoding T-cell surface glycoprotein CD3 zeta chain-like isoform X1, which produces MALCWSFCLLLLFCPPTAEAVVVYDPRLCYILDGILGLYGLVITAMFIKEKFFKTKVYGSHTDEKDHRAGGNLRQRGDLERGRNRWMTDNATYTGLNRQTDGEYKELPVKRERPRKNELIYQGLSSASRDTYDTLQMKQLPVRTTAD; this is translated from the exons ATGGCACTTTGCTGGAGTTTCTGTCTTCTGCTGCTTTTCTGTCCACCGACAG CAGAGGCCGTGGTCGTCTACGACCCCAGACTGTGCTACATCCTGGATGGCATCCTGGGTCTGTACGGCCTGGTGATTACCGCCATGTTCATCAAGGAGAAG TTCTTCAAAACTAAGGTGTATGGCAGCCACACG GATGAAAAAGACCATAGGGCAGGAGGCAACTTGCGACAGAGAGGCGACCTGGAGAGAGGacga AACCGCTGGATGACGGACAATGCGACATACACG GGCTTGAACAGGCAAACAGATGGCGAATACAAAGAACTTCCTGTTAAAAGAGAA CGACCCAGAAAGAACGAGTTGATTTACCAA GGTCTCAGCTCTGCAAGCAGAGACACTTATGACACTCTGCAGATGAAGCAACTTCCTGTGCGCACAACAGCAGACTGA